The Mycolicibacterium aichiense region GCGGGGGTGGTGGTGGCTCGGGTGCGGGCGGTGGCGGGGGTTCCGGCGCCGGTGGCGGCGGCGGTGCCGGTGGCGGCCACATCGGCAGCGTGATCGGCGGCAGGCCCGGAATGTTGATGACGTTGACATCCGGCGGCGGGGCGTCCGGCGGTGGGGGAGGTGGCGGCGGCGCCAGATCCGGTGGCGGCGCGGGCGGGATCCCGTTGCTGGTGTTGATCGTGATGATCGAGCCCGGGATGGTCTTGCCCGACGGAGTGGTCCCCACGACCGCACCCCGCGACGAGAAGCTGTTGACCGGGGTGGGGAGATCGGCGACCTGGAAACCGGCTTCCCGCAGGCGCTTCCGTGCGGCCTCAAAGCTCAGACTGGTCACACTGGGCACCGTGCTGCCCGGGCCGCCCTCGACGTAACGCTTGTCCGTCGGCGGCAGCGCGATCGGCCCGAAGTCCTCGGCGACCGGCTTCATCGCCAGAAACCAGGTGCGCGCGGGCTCGTTGCCACCGTAAAGGTTGCCGTATCCGCACTTGCGCAACGGAAACGAGCACAGGCCACCGGGATTGGTGGAGTCGTCGAAGATGTAGTTGGCGGCGGCGTACTGGTTGGTGAAGCCGAGAAAGCCTGAGGAGCGGTGTGATTCGGTGGTGCCGGTCTTGCCCGACATCGGCAGGCTCCAGCCGACCGAGCCGGCCGAGCCGGCCGCGGTGCCGCCGGTGGAGTCCTTGGACAGGGCATTGGCCAGCGTGTTGGCCAGGCCTTCCGGGACGGCCTGCTCACAGGCTTGCGTCTCGACGGCGACCTCGCGGCCGTGCCGATCGAAGATCTTGTCGACCGGGCTGGGCGGGCACCAGGTTCCGCCCGATGCCAATGTGGCTGCCACATTGGATAATTCGAGGGCGTTGAGCTCGAACGGGCCCAGCGTGAACGAGCCGAGGTTCTGGCGCTTGATGAAGTCGGCGAGACTCTCGTTGCTGTCCGGCTGGTAGGCGCGCGCCGTTCCCGGCTCGGCGTAGGAGCGCAGCCCCAGCTTGACCGCCATGTCCACCGCGCGCGGAACACCGATCTGGCCGATCAACCGGGCGAACGCGGTGTTCGGCGACTGGGCCAGCGCATCCGTCACGCTCATCGGGCTGCGGTAGTTCCCGGCGTTCTTCACACACCAGGTCTCCTTGGGGCAACCCGGAGTGTTACTGCTGCCCAGACCTTTTCCCTGGAACTGTGCGGGAACATCGAGCTGGGCACTGGTCCCCATGCCCATCTCCATGGCGGCCGCAGTGGTGAAGATCTTGAAGATCGACCCGGCGCCGTCACCGGCCAGCGAGAACGGCTGCGGCTGGACCGTCTGACCGGCGTCGAGCTGCAGTCCGTAATTGCGGTTGTCGCCCATGGCGAGCACCTTGTGAGTGGTCTTGCCCGGCGCGATCACCGACATCACGCTGGCCACGCCGTCGAGTTGCGGACTGGCGACAGTGTCGATCGCCTTCTTCACGCTGTTCTGGACCTTGGGGTCCAAGGTCGTGCGGATCAGATAGCCGTTGCGCGCCACATCGTCCTTGGACAGGCCCGCTCGCGCCAGATACTGCAGCACGTAGTCGCAGAAGAAGCCGCGGTCGCCGGCGGCGATGCAGCCCTGCGGCAGTGAGTTCGGCTGCGGCAGGATGCCAAGCGGCGCCTGACGGGCGGCGCGCAGCTCGTCGGCGCGGTCCGGCAGGTTCTCGATCATCGTGTCGAGGACCACGTTGCGGCGGGCCAGCGCGGCCTCGGGGTTGGTGTAGGGATTCAGCGCATTGGTCGACTGCACGATGCCGGCCAGCAGCGCGGCCTGCTGCCAGTTGAGGTCGGTGGAGTTGATGCCGAAGTACGTCTTGGCGGCGTCCTGCACCCCGTAGGCGCCGTTGCCGAAGTAGACGAGGTTTAGGTATCGGGTCAGGATCTCGGGTTTCGAGATCGCCCGGTCCAGCGCCAGCGCCATCCGGATCTCGCGCAGTTTGCGCGCCGGCGTCGTCTCGACCGCCGCCCGCCGCTCGGCGTCGGTCTGGGCGTTGACCAGGAGGTTGTAGTTCTTGATGTATTGCTGCTCGATCGTCGAGCCGCCGCGGGTGTCGAGGTCGCCCCTGAGGTAGCCGACCAGGCCGGTCAGGGTGCCCTGGACATCGACGCCGTTGTGGTCGGCAAAGCGCTTGTCCTCGATCGAGACGATCGCCAGCTTCATCGTGTCGGCGATCCGGTCACTGGGCACCGGCCACCGGCGCTGGGCATAGATCCAGGCGATCGGGTTCCCGGCGGCGTCCACCATCGTGGAGACCGTGGGCACTTCGCCCTCCATCAACTGCTCGGAATCCTGCGCCGCCACGTCGGAGGCGTGGTTCACCACGATGCCCGCGCCGCCGGCCAGCGGAAACAGCATGGCCGCCAGCAACACACCGGCCAACACGCAGTACAACGCGAGCTTGCCAACGGTGGCACCCCTCGATGGGTGTGGCTCCGACATGCCGCCCAGACTAGGGCCAGCCGCTCGGACGGCGAATTCGAATATGCGAAGCCGGAATCAAACCGAGTCCGGGACCCCGCCGTAAATGCTGGTGATCCAGATGTGGACGACGGATTCCAGGGCGGCGTCCTCCGCCAGCGTGGGCTGCTGGGTGCCCTGGGCGGCGACCACCACGCGCTCGTTCATCAGGTTCAGAGCCGTCGCCAGGTCGCGCGCCGGGATGGTGTCGGGTGCCGCGCCGCGCTCCCGCTCCCGGGTGATCAGTGCCGCGGTGTAGTCGATCCAGCCCGTCATGAATGCCGACCACACCTCCCGGAGTTCGGTATTGGTGGCCATGACGCCGAGCCCGGCGAGTACCACCGCGCGGTGCGGGCGCAGCGAATCGAAGAAGGCATAGATGCCGTCGCGCCACGCCTGCCGGCGCTGGGCGGGGACCTCGGCGCTCTGCTGCTGCCGGGGGCCGGAGGCGGTGATCGCCCGGGTGAACAGTCGCACCAGGACTGCGTCCTTGGACGGGAAGTAGAAGTAGAACGTCGGCCGGGACAGGCCGGCGCCCTTGGCGAGTTCGTCCACGGAGATCTCGGCGAACGGCCGTTCGGTGAGCATCTCCTCGAGTGTGCGCAGGATGGCCGCTTCGCGATCATCGCCGGACGGGCGGGTGGCGCGGCGCCCGCGAACGCGGGCCGGGCTGACAGCAGGCACGCGCATTACTTTACAACGTGTTGATTTTTTCGACAGACTGTTGACCTATTCAACACCGTGTTGATAACGTCGCCGCCATGACTGAACACGTCGATGTGGTGATCGTGGGAGCCGGCATCTCGGGCATCAGCGCCGCCTGGCATCTACAGGACCGCTGCCCGGGCAAGAGCTTTCTGATCCTGGAGCGCCGCGAGAATCTCGGCGGCACGTGGGATCTGTTCAAGTACCCCGGCATCCGGTCGGACTCCGACATGTTCACCCTGGGGTTCCGGTTCAAGCCCTGGACGTCGGAGAAGTCGATCGCCGACGGGCCGTCGATCATGTCGTATCTCAAGGACACGGTGCGCGAGTACGGCATCGACAAGCACATCCGCTTCCGAAACCGGGTGCTCCGCGCCGAGTGGTCCAGCGCCGACAACCTGTGGACGGTGCGAGTCGAAGCCGATGGCGAGCAGAAGGACATCACGTGTTCGTTCCTGTTCGCCTGCAGCGGTTACTACAACTACGACGAGGGCTACTCGCCGCAGTTCCCCGGCTCCGACGAGTTCACCGGCACCATCGTCCACCCGCAGCACTGGCCTGAGGATCTGGATTACACCGGCAAGCGGATCGTCGTCATCGGCAGCGGTGCCACCGCCGTGACTCTCATTCCGGCCCTTGCCAATTCGGGCGCCGAACACGTCACGATGCTGCAGCGTTCACCGACGTACATCGGGTCGCTGCCCGACGTCGACCCGTTCGCGGTACGGATGAACAAACTGCTGCCCGCCAAACCCGCCTATGTCGCCAACCGGTGGAAGAGCATCGTGTTCCAGTCCATGCAGTACCGCCTGGCCCGCCGGTTCCCCAACTTCATGCGCAAGCAATTGATGACGATGGCCAAGCGCCGGTTGCCCGAAGGCTACGACGTGAACAAGCACTTCGGGCCGAGCTACCGGGTGTGGGACGAGCGACTGTGCTTGGCGCCCAACGGCGATCTGTTCCGCACGATCCGTAAGGGCCGGGCAGAGGTGGTCACCGATACCATCGAGCGCTTCACGGCGACGGGAATCCAGCTCGCCTCGGGCCACGAGCTGGCGGCCGACATCATCGTCACCGCAACCGGTTTGAACCTCCAGCTGTTCGGCGGCGCCGAAATCGCCATGGACGGCAATACGCTCGACCTGAACACCACGAT contains the following coding sequences:
- the ponA2 gene encoding transglycosylase/D,D-transpeptidase PonA2, producing the protein MSEPHPSRGATVGKLALYCVLAGVLLAAMLFPLAGGAGIVVNHASDVAAQDSEQLMEGEVPTVSTMVDAAGNPIAWIYAQRRWPVPSDRIADTMKLAIVSIEDKRFADHNGVDVQGTLTGLVGYLRGDLDTRGGSTIEQQYIKNYNLLVNAQTDAERRAAVETTPARKLREIRMALALDRAISKPEILTRYLNLVYFGNGAYGVQDAAKTYFGINSTDLNWQQAALLAGIVQSTNALNPYTNPEAALARRNVVLDTMIENLPDRADELRAARQAPLGILPQPNSLPQGCIAAGDRGFFCDYVLQYLARAGLSKDDVARNGYLIRTTLDPKVQNSVKKAIDTVASPQLDGVASVMSVIAPGKTTHKVLAMGDNRNYGLQLDAGQTVQPQPFSLAGDGAGSIFKIFTTAAAMEMGMGTSAQLDVPAQFQGKGLGSSNTPGCPKETWCVKNAGNYRSPMSVTDALAQSPNTAFARLIGQIGVPRAVDMAVKLGLRSYAEPGTARAYQPDSNESLADFIKRQNLGSFTLGPFELNALELSNVAATLASGGTWCPPSPVDKIFDRHGREVAVETQACEQAVPEGLANTLANALSKDSTGGTAAGSAGSVGWSLPMSGKTGTTESHRSSGFLGFTNQYAAANYIFDDSTNPGGLCSFPLRKCGYGNLYGGNEPARTWFLAMKPVAEDFGPIALPPTDKRYVEGGPGSTVPSVTSLSFEAARKRLREAGFQVADLPTPVNSFSSRGAVVGTTPSGKTIPGSIITINTSNGIPPAPPPDLAPPPPPPPPDAPPPDVNVINIPGLPPITLPMWPPPAPPPPPAPEPPPPPAPEPPPPPPPGDGPAPP
- a CDS encoding TetR/AcrR family transcriptional regulator, with product MRVPAVSPARVRGRRATRPSGDDREAAILRTLEEMLTERPFAEISVDELAKGAGLSRPTFYFYFPSKDAVLVRLFTRAITASGPRQQQSAEVPAQRRQAWRDGIYAFFDSLRPHRAVVLAGLGVMATNTELREVWSAFMTGWIDYTAALITRERERGAAPDTIPARDLATALNLMNERVVVAAQGTQQPTLAEDAALESVVHIWITSIYGGVPDSV
- a CDS encoding flavin-containing monooxygenase, with product MTEHVDVVIVGAGISGISAAWHLQDRCPGKSFLILERRENLGGTWDLFKYPGIRSDSDMFTLGFRFKPWTSEKSIADGPSIMSYLKDTVREYGIDKHIRFRNRVLRAEWSSADNLWTVRVEADGEQKDITCSFLFACSGYYNYDEGYSPQFPGSDEFTGTIVHPQHWPEDLDYTGKRIVVIGSGATAVTLIPALANSGAEHVTMLQRSPTYIGSLPDVDPFAVRMNKLLPAKPAYVANRWKSIVFQSMQYRLARRFPNFMRKQLMTMAKRRLPEGYDVNKHFGPSYRVWDERLCLAPNGDLFRTIRKGRAEVVTDTIERFTATGIQLASGHELAADIIVTATGLNLQLFGGAEIAMDGNTLDLNTTMAYKGMMLSGVPNMAFTIGYTNASWTLKADLVSEFVCRVLNYMDANGYDRVAPSQPSADIEERPLMDFTPGYVLRALDRLPKAGSRAPWRLKQNYLLDLRLIRHGKVADDALSFTKNRVAVGV